The following are from one region of the Poecilia reticulata strain Guanapo linkage group LG7, Guppy_female_1.0+MT, whole genome shotgun sequence genome:
- the wnk3 gene encoding serine/threonine-protein kinase WNK3 isoform X2, translating into MATDPGEPTGTEDSSEKADGKKEEEDKQREVRRDQQRERTPNTFLGLPSSQAQMDTEKGGDDRGGGNGEAAFQKLGETPVLVPMPSVPVDTGQKRQRREKRFFRKSVEICDADDEVGMPPDAPHSAPHLELHSTDSVFDSAQQQEAASSCVALGHDPSQSHEPGKDVPPSAPTLSVRERDREQEEEAEMKAVATSPGGRFLKFDIELGRGAFKTVYKGLDTETWVEVAWCELQDRKLTKAEQQRFKEEAEMLKGLQHPNIVRFYDSWESVLRGKKCIVLVTELMTSGTLKTYLKRFKVMKPKVLRSWCRQILKGLHFLHTRTPPIVHRDLKCDNIFITGPTGSVKIGDLGLATLMRTSFAKSVIGTPEFMAPEMYEEHYDESVDVYAFGMCMLEMATSEYPYSECQNAAQIYRKVTSGIKPASFDKVNDPEIKEIIEGCIRQNKSQRLSIRDLLNHAFFAEDTGVRVELAEEDNGAQDCLALRIWVEDPKKLKGKHKDNEAIEFTYDLENDIAEEVALEMVKSGFFHESDAKVVGKSIRDRVNLIKKSRERRQQQLTHQGFDDRRDSTVTSYVFSYPSCPSSLMVGAAGQTGGGESGAGGVVQESEELPEVDQHVMQQHILGATTLSLPEIESVGSASCESYASGQSLALSLQGETYSHSQITPQPLLSITGASAETQILCTDETGSVPNMPLVQGVSMSNVCTPKTEGESLGQTFLQPSPVVPQVSPSVPQQYLQSQTFPSDAFQPVTAHGSVAPSQSNILPISPQAPVGVFPTSISVSDPAGIAGIAMLHTQLPASPRQQTDIIPHSTPQQTQCFVIPQQCIITPQSDMVSQTSTNQQQPQQPTSIEHQQINAIQLPPEKQHHSLPAATIQKHHREPEQEIFVQQPVQNVQSSPHQQVRTTQASMEPQALSVPRPGEQLQAYKLQPAGETCEQTVRQSQLQQQLQQQQSLLQQQQQLLQQQHLLLLERHPLYVQTLDQQQQMTLLQQQEHQTQLQQQKALQHKQIMDQQQASLYQKYEQQQQSILHQEQPTQAQVQQQPQIPSQQQIQQLYQQTGQQQEGITQTEAETQEQSGQQQQNTTLQQQPQQTQQKCEQVQQQTIFQQIEQQQALIQQHLQKQLILKQSQLQQAAQLQQQELQQVQLEQNLEHLQQQALLQQQLEKQLQNLPSDKQSAEFLQQQAQMKHQNQEKQQEQQAAIIQHLHQTDKQEPLPVPQSSSELQIPPQSANVQPMCNPQLTTLQSAQQSAKQDTMEQQQQQAFVAQPKHHTSTETHRTVGVPVTIEGLQDQTDIISQVHVPVTIQTTSIPVQTAPVFLGQQRQSPFHPQNQIPAHFLVQSVPQASQATTVVSVPAPTAVIQGQTQVLQAQQIPLQASYPGLVTPTQAQVTAQSFIQTQPQHTTILQLQPAHGKVPNINIQTMGQQNQTTAQLSAEVASLPSPVQHETYVQQGALMKSPIQPKLQQETQGQPPCQLLSHPGLMTPHFASQPPHQDIPSAQHNMTRASQHQQVHQQPVMQYQQMILSPGSAESAVTTTESLAQSADPVGVHVAPPPMQTGQGIGPGQAALCPVAAVHQALIGSSADSPIIQPTSKPFMPQPAEQPQQQNQNLSPVHQPPGNSTTPLQLPAQPIQTLNQQPSLPCQQTLTTLDKSQLPVQCPSHVLIQCSAQSGPSNVSVPQSPTKTLPLYSHLVTGTPSSPQHHAKQLLPAHTHTQTCIQAQTHSETQTLVQTQTHSHTQTDHKTPDSEESFLLKAMSDAQQLPLSPSCPSITLPSALPQQPVPAAELSTSSQLAQVPLPGQAGFVPTSPQPASAQRLLDSNAPQPSQALLQDCDISLLGIAQDGPYLASAECHSSTGSVNGEDIQHNLGNGKSEKSKSQKKASSQKPEKGSHQFQLSMLQVSGKGDNLVECQLETHSNKMVTFKFDIEGDAPEDIADYMVEEDFVLDLEKGKFVEELKSIVKKAQEFLQTHTQTGSTDQLQVSTPSTSVESVPQSSPVGRWRFFINQTIRHRDSLSSQGAVTPPPTAETKIPQSPQKDEEKYASQTLESFIEKVSSPHNTLSSASSPASAVTGSASVADTVAFETISGQASALVTTPSVDQIPSSLSTTAKPTPANIPTLNATPALMSSPTNTIVSGNLIPAVTSVCSTLGQSLEDASRLSAVEKSSTSFHSTPVAAVSQLPIEEQQTFSQMATTVPLQSQLQLQPASQQQATTQSQLLALQLEQQIQQLTPKQQLSQCHENPDQSLLQQEQPLLQEPQLLQRHTAVQQQLPETLVLPQSIQRELLQPSAQSLQILQPLQQTQPPQQQPLQYAGQMIQESLFQQLPQQVLTPQALIVSQQQEPQHQQVVLQQMMQQKQMLQPQLQQQQHQLFVSVAAQGQMLPTSTSQQFLQQQAQLNVTPLPQHQISQPSQVPAEPVQPQTLLQPSEQQHDGTKTTDSSQKQLQFASQTQSSLQMSESEVSTGETEDTGSFSAPLHPSSDSSLPPLHLASAEPHLPSLSLTMTPSPGQPSSVAESDSEGPPKIEFVDNRIKTLDEKLRNLLYQEYSSGGMLPGAASIPTSAASMSVGGDESSEPQSLQRLSFRSPATSSDTSPHTPSSTTSSTTPRSSSTSPDPERGRGEYEALSEVGNLVLSEPVEQQPIPSVPSASASSTKPISFRAPSKDGTAGSQHLLVSGEPTVPAVHPHSDTSAVGDSSWPFSQQPISLQHGQQQHNAGGGYFGLNLTCPSIRNPVSKKSWTRKFKNWACKLRHSASLFKKPRVPQEGYLCSEALEDDKKETPLSSPQLCKGRFQVNPVPQTSPPKDLPSGQSSTHRKVGRFSVTQTVTKKEDRQTDSSPVSRDLGRDRRKTQAKEWDKEDCKITPLKGHPSRGFGHSHSPLGSTDDDDESELEDEGLRRELQKLREKHIREVVFLQAQQNRELQELYRQLRSLKDQRQSLPASLCRTPPLPAALPVVSPRRSRMAKAKLRSRPHSHMDNNGVPHSGIQQSSSFSGGEQGRLRSAVPDRKDHSPSRKSTFTDELHKLVDNFTKEAVGPAPIKPSLNQIKQIQQVQGGWSQSAEVGRPGWFPAAQLNPQAPLASSPYTGGGTLTTLSSPAPPPQQSHMCQVPQMHQSLHLHQPPPLQQMTYQQSPMCQQMPQPRMQTSIQSQVQPTILLPQPTPQSQPLLPSQIQIPVSTATSLLHGGGPAVPTDSTAVIGGVFCSCSSPSSTCSSSCSTAALPSSAKIHPTSPTSTLPLGQK; encoded by the exons ATGGCTACAGACCCAGGAGAGCCCACAGGCACTGAGGACTCATCTGAGAAAGCTGATggaaagaaggaggaggaggacaagcAGCGGGAGGTCAGGAGAGACCAACAGAGGGAGAGGACACCTAACACCTTTTTGGGCCTCCCCTCCTCCCAGGCTCAAATGGACACAGAGAAAGGAGGAGAcgacagaggaggaggaaacggaGAAGCTGCCTTTCAGAAGCTTGGAGAGACTCCGGTTCTAGTCCCTATGCCTTCAGTTCCTGTCGATACTGGCCAAAAACGGCAGAGACGGGAAAAGCGCTTCTTCAGAAAGAGTGTGGAGATCTGTGATGCGGATGATGAGGTAGGCATGCCTCCTGACGCTCCCCACAGTGCCCCCCACCTGGAGCTGCACTCCACAGATTCAGTCTTTGACAGTGCACAGCAGCAAGAGGCTGCTTCTTCCTGTGTAGCCTTGGGGCACGACCCCTCTCAGAGCCATGAACCTGGAAAAGATGTTCCTCCATCTGCACCCACACTGAGTGTGAGAGAGAGGGACCGTGaacaggaggaggaagcagagaTGAAGGCAGTAGCCACTTCCCCTGGCGGAAGGTTTCTTAAGTTTGACATTGAACTGGGTAGAGGAGCCTTCAAGACTGTGTACAAAGGCCTTGACACGGAGACCTGGGTGGAAGTAGCGTGGTGTGAACTACAG GACCGTAAGCTGACCAAGGCGGAGCAGCAACGCTTcaaggaggaggcagagatgTTGAAGGGTCTTCAACACCCCAACATAGTCCGCTTTTATGATTCCTGGGAATCTGTGCTGCGTGGAAAGAAGTGCATTGTACTGGTCACTGAGCTAATGACATCAGGAACACTTAAAAC CTACCTTAAGCGCTTCAAGGTGATGAAACCCAAAGTCCTGAGAAGTTGGTGCAGACAAATCCTGAAGGGCCTTCACTTCCTCCACACCAGGACTCCACCGATTGTGCACCGGGACCTCAAGTGTGACAACATTTTCATAACAGGCCCCACAGGGTCAGTTAAGATAGGTGACCTGGGACTGGCCACTCTTATGAGGACCTCCTTTGCAAAAAGTGTCATAG GAACCCCAGAATTCATGGCTCCAGAGATGTATGAGGAGCACTATGATGAATCAGTGGACGTCTATGCCTTTGGGATGTGTATGCTGGAGATGGCTACTTCAGAATACCCCTATTCTGAATGCCAAAATGCTGCTCAGATCTATCGCAAAGTCACAAGT GGTATAAAACCAGCCAGCTTTGATAAAGTCAATGACCCAGAAATCAAGGAAATCATTGAAGGCTGCATTCGTCAGAACAAAAGCCAGAG ACTCTCTATCAGAGACCTCCTGAATCATGCGTTCTTTGCAGAGGATACAGGAGTAAGAGTGGAGCTGGCAGAAGAGGACAACGGCGCCCAGGATTGCCTGGCTCTCCGAATTTGGGTAGAAGACCCAAAGAAGTTGAAGGGGAAACACAAGGACAATGAGGCCATTGAGTTCACCTATGACCTGGAGAATGACATTGCTGAGGAAGTAGCTTTGGAAATG GTGAAGTCAGGCTTCTTTCATGAGAGCGATGCGAAGGTGGTGGGAAAATCCATCCGTGATCGAGTGAATCTGATCAAAAAGTCAAGAGAGCGtcggcagcagcagcttactCATCAAGGCTTTGATGACAGAAGGGATTCTACCGTCACctcttatgttttttcttaccCTTCATGCCCATCCTCACTAATGGTTGGGGCAGCTGGACAAACAGGAGGTGGTGAAAGTGGAGCTGGAGGAGTGGTTCAGGAGTCTGAGGAGCTGCCTGAAGTTGACCAGCATGTCATGCAACAGCATATCCTCGGTGCAACAACCCTTAGCTTGCCAG aaATTGAAAGTGTTGGGTCTGCCAGCTGTGAGTCATATGCAAGTGGACAGAGCTTGGCACTCTCTCTGCAGGGGGAAACTTATTCCCACTCCCAGATAACTCCTCAACCATTGCTATCT ATCACTGGTGCATCGGCTGAAACTCAAATTCTCTGCACTGACGAGACTGGGAGTGTTCCAAATATGCCTCTTGTTCAGGGCGTTAGTATGTCTAACGTGTGCACTCCCAAGACTGAAGGGGAATCTCTTGGCCAGACATTTCTTCAACCCAGTCCTGTTGTTCCACAGGTATCTCCGAGTGTACCGCAACAATATCTTCAG TCACAAACATTTCCATCAGATGCATTCCAACCGGTTACTGCTCATGGATCCGTGGCTCCCTCACAGTCAAACATACTTCCCATTTCTCCCCAAGCTCCCGTTGGTGTTTTCCCCACATCTATATCTGTCAGTGACCCTGCTGGAATTGCAGGGATCGCTATGCTCCACACTCAGCTACCCGCTTCTCCCAGGCAGCAGACTGACATTATTCCCCACTCCACTCCCCAGCAAACACAGTGTTTTGTTATTCCACAGCAGTGCATTATTACACCACAGTCAGACATGGTTTCCCAGACCTCCACCAATCAGCAGCAACCACAACAACCCACATCAATTGAACATCAACAGATTAATGCAATTCAGCTGCCTCCAGAAAAGCAGCATCATAGCCTTCCAGCTGCAACTATCCAAAAGCATCACCGCGAGCCAGAGCAGGAGATTTTTGTACAGCAACCTGTCCAAAATGTCCAGTCAAGTCCTCATCAGCAAGTGAGGACCACACAAGCAAGCATGGAGCCTCAAGCTCTGTCAGTGCCTCGGCCAGGGGAACAACTTCAGGCTTATAAACTGCAACCAGCAGGAGAAACATGCGAACAGACAGTCAGACAATCACAACTACAGCAACAGCTTCAGCAACAGCAATCTCTtttacaacagcagcaacagctaCTTCAGCAACAACACCTATTGCTCCTTGAACGACACCCATTGTATGTCCAGACGCTGGATCAGCAGCAACAAATGACTCTGCTTCAACAACAGGAGCACCAGACGCAGCTGCAACAACAGAAAGCACttcaacacaaacaaatcaTGGATCAGCAGCAAGCTTCTCTATATCAGAAATATGAACAGCAACAGCAAAGTATTCTGCATCAAGAACAACCAACACAAGCACAAGTGCAACAACAACCACAGATACCTTCACAACAGCAGATACAACAGTTATATCAGCAAACAgggcagcagcaggaaggaataactcaaacagaagcagaaacacaagaacaaagtggacaacagcagcaaaatacTACACTGCAGCAACAACCTcagcaaacacagcagaaatgtgAACAAGTACAACAGCAAACCATATTCCAACAGATAGAACAGCAACAAGCATTAATCCAGCAACACTTGCAAAAgcagttaattttaaaacagtcCCAGTTACAACAGGCAGCTCAGCTGCAACAGCAAGAACTGCAACAAGTACAGCTTGAACAAAACTTGGAGCATCTTCAGCAGCAAGCTCTGTTGCAACAGCAGCttgaaaaacaacttcaaaatctCCCCTCAGACAAACAAAGTGCTGAATTTTTACAGCAGCAGGCTCAAATGAAGCATCAAAATCAAGAGAAACAGCAGGAGCAACAAGCTGCCATCATTCAACATCTGCATCAAACTGACAAACAAGAACCTCTGCCTGTACCTCAAAGCAGCAGTGAGCTGCAGATTCCGCCACAATCTGCTAACGTGCAACCGATGTGTAACCCCCAACTTACCACTCTTCAGTCTGCGCAGCAGTCAGCTAAGCAAGACACTatggagcaacagcagcagcaagctTTTGTTGCTCAGCCTAAGCACCACACCTCCACAGAAACCCATCGAACAGTTGGTGTTCCAGTGACCATTGAAGGACTACAAGACCAAACTGACATAATCTCTCAAGTACATGTCCCAGTGACCATACAGACTACCTCCATTCCTGTCCAGACAGCTCCTGTTTTCTTAGGACAGCAAAGACAAAGTCCATTTCACCCCCAGAACCAGATTCCAGCCCACTTTTTAGTCCAGTCTGTGCCCCAAGCCTCTCAAGCTACAACTGTCGTCAGTGTACCTGCCCCAACAGCTGTGATCCAAGGACAAACACAAGTCTTGCAGGCACAGCAAATTCCCTTACAGGCTAGTTATCCTGGACTTGTAACTCCTACTCAGGCTCAGGTAACTGCTCAGTCATTTATCCAGACTCAGCCTCAACATACAACTATTCTGCAGCTCCAGCCTGCACATGGCAAAGTCCCAAACATCAATATTCAGACGATGGGCCAACAAAACCAAACCACTGCTCAACTTTCAGCTGAAGTTGCTTCTCTTCCAAGTCCAGTACAACATGAGACTTACGTTCAGCAAGGTGCTCTAATGAAGAGTCCCATCCAGCCCAAACTCCAGCAAGAAACTCAAGGCCAACCGCCTTGTCAGCTGCTTTCTCACCCTGGCCTAATGACCCCACATTTTGCCTCACAACCTCCCCACCAAGACATACCATCTGCGCAGCACAACATGACTCGTGCTTCACAACATCAGCAGGTGCATCAGCAACCAGTAATGCAGTATCAGCAGATGATTCTGTCTCCGGGCTCGGCTGAGAGTGCTGTAACAACAACCGAGAGTCTCGCTCAATCGGCTGACCCTGTTGGGGTTCATGTTGCTCCTCCTCCAATGCAAACTGGACAAGGAATAGGTCCAGGACAAGCAGCACTATGTCCAGTTGCTGCAGTCCACCAAGCGTTAATTGGAAGCTCTGCAGACTCTCCCATCATTCAGCCCACCTCCAAGCCATTTATGCCTCAGCCTGCTGAGCAGCCTcagcaacaaaaccaaaatctcTCTCCAGTCCATCAACCCCCAGGAAATTCTACCACACCGCTTCAGTTACCAGCACAGCCCATCCAAACTCTCAACCAGCAGCCATCTCTTCCTTGTCAACAAACCTTGACAACACTTGACAAAAGTCAGCTTCCTGTTCAGTGCCCTTCACATGTGTTGATACAGTGCTCTGCACAGTCAGGACCCAGTAATGTTTCCGTGCCTCAGTCACCCACTAAGACTCTCCCTCTGTATAGTCACTTAGTGACAGGGACCCCTTCATCTCCACAGCATCATGCCAAGCAGCTTCTTCCagcccacacacatacacaaacctGCATTCAGGCCCAGACACACTCTGAAACACAGACACTGGTTCAAACACAGACTCACTCTCACACTCAGACAGACCACAAGACACCAGATTCTGAAGAATCTTTTTTGCTTAAAGCTATGTCTGATGCGCAACAACTGCCCCTGAGCCCTTCATGTCCCTCCATAACACTACCATCTGCACTACCCCAACAACCTGTCCCTGCTGCAGAGCTTTCTACATCTTCGCAACTAGCCCAAGTACCTTTACCAGGGCAGGCCGGCTTTGTACCTACCTCTCCTCAGCCTGCCTCTGCACAACGATTGCTTGACTCTAATGCTCCCCAACCCTCCCAAGCCTTGCTGCAAGACTGTGACATTTCCCTGCTGGGCATCGCTCAG GATGGGCCATACCTGGCAAGTGCAGAATGTCATTCTTCAACAGG GTCTGTGAATGGAGAAGACATTCAGCACAATTTGGGAAATGGAAAATCTGAGAAGTCAAAATCTCAGAAAAAGGCTTCCTCTCAGAAACCTGAGAAAGGTTCACATCAGTTTCAATTGAGCATGCTCCAG GTGTCTGGGAAAGGAGACAATTTGGTAGAGTGTCAATTAGAGACTCATAGTAACAAAATGGTGACATTCAAATTTGATATTGAAGGAGATGCTCCTGAAGATATTGCAGATTACATG GTAGAGGAAGACTTTGTCCTAGATTTAGAGAAAGGGAAATTTGTGGAGGAGCTTAAATCGATTGTGAAGAAAGCCCAAGAATTTCTTCAGACACATACACAG ACTGGATCAACTGACCAGTTGCAAGTGAGCACTCCTTCCACCTCTG TGGAGTCAGTCCCCCAGTCATCCCCAGTGGGACGCTGGCGCTTCTTTATCAACCAGACCATTCGTCACAGAGACTCCCTGTCTAGCCAGGGTGCAGTCACACCACCACCAACTGCTGAGACTAAAATCCCACAGTCTCCTCAAAAGGATGAAG aaaaatatgCATCCCAGACTCTTGAATCCTTTATTGAAAAGGTTTCTTCGCCCCACAACACCCTCTCCTCTGCCTCATCTCCAGCCTCTGCTGTCACTGGCTCAGCCTCTGTAGCTGACACTGTGGCTTTTGAAACCATCTCTGGACAAGCCTCTGCTCTGGTCACTACCCCTTCAGTTGACCAGATTCCCAGTTCTCTTTCAACTACAGCAAAACCAACCCCTGCTAATATCCCCACTTTGAATGCCACTCCTGCTCTTATGTCTTCCCCAACCAACACCATAGTTTCCGGTAACCTAATCCCTGCAGTCACCAGTGTTTGCTCCACTCTAGGTCAGAGTTTAGAAGATGCATCAAGGCTATCAGCAGTCGAGAAGTCTTCAACCTCTTTTCATTCCACTCCTGTGGCTGCAGTGAGTCAGCTTCCCATTGAGGAGCAGCAGACATTTTCCCAAATGGCCACCACAGTGCCACTGCAATCACAGCTGCAGCTACAGCCTGCATCACAGCAACAAGCAACAACACAGTCACAGCTGTTAGCATTGCAGCTTGAACAACAGATACAGCAGTTAACACCAAAACAACAGCTATCGCAGTGCCATGAAAACCCAGATCAAAGTTTGCTGCAGCAAGAGCAGCCACTGCTGCAGGAACCACAACTGCTGCAAAGGCATACAGCTGTTCAACAACAACTTCCTGAGACATTGGTGTTGCCTCAGTCAATTCAAAGAGAGTTGCTTCAACCATCTGCACAGTCACTACAGATTCTGCAACCATTGCAGCAAACCCAGCCACCACAGCAGCAACCGTTGCAATATGCTGGACAAATGATTCAGGAGTCTCTGTTTCAGCAGCTACCACAACAAGTTCTGACACCTCAGGCTCTTATAGTCTCCCAGCAGCAGGAGCCACAGCATCAACAGGTGGTCTTGCAACAGATGatgcagcaaaagcaaatgttgcaacctcagctgcagcaacaacagcaCCAACTCTTCGTAAGTGTAGCAGCTCAAGGTCAAATGTTGCCCACATCCACAAGTCAACAGTTTCTCCAACAGCAGGCACAGCTAAATGTTACCCCTTTACCACAACATCAGATTTCACAACCGAGCCAAGTGCCTGCTGAGCCTGTGCAGCCACAGACACTGCTTCAACCCTCTGAGCAGCAACACGACGGGACTAAAACCACAGATTCATCTCagaagcagctgcagtttgCAAGTCAGACGCAGTCCTCTTTACAGATGTCTGAATCAGAGGTCTCTACAGGAGAGACGGAGGACACAGGCAGCTTTTCTGCCCCGCTTCACCCTTCATCTGATTCCTCTTTGCCTCCGCTCCACCTCGCCTCGGCTGAACCCCACCTACCCAGCCTTTCCCTAACAATGACACCATCCCCTGGTCAGCCGTCCTCCGTGGCTGAGTCAGACAGTGAAGGTCCCCCGAAAATTGAATTCGTTGATAACCGTATTAAGACTTTGGATGAAAAGCTGAGGAACTTATTGTATCAGGAGTATAGCAGTGGGGGAATGCTACCTGGAGCTGCCTCTATTCCTACATCAGCTGCGTCTATGTCAGTGGGAGGCGATGAGTCGTCTGAGCCCCAGTCACTCCAACGTTTGTCTTTTCGCTCACCGGCCACTTCCTCAGACACCTCCCCCCACACCCCATCCTCAACTACCTCCTCCACCACTCCCCGTTCCTCTTCTACCTCTCCTGATCCAGAGAGAGGTAGAGGGGAATATGAAGCTTTATCAGAAGTTGGAAACCTTGTTCTGTCTGAACCTGTTGAGCAGCAACCCATCCCCTCAGTCCCCTCTGCTTCGGCCTCATCCACCAAGCCCATTTCTTTCCGTGCTCCCAGTAAGGATGGTACTGCTGGATCCCAGCACTTACTTGTATCAGGAGAACCAACTGTACCT GCTGTACACCCACACTCTGACACCAGTGCCGTCGGAGATTCATCATGGCCTTTCAGTCAGCAACCGATCTCCCTTCAGCatggacagcagcagcacaatgcAGGAGGTGGATATTTTGGCCTAAACCTGACATGTCCTAGTATCAGAAATCCGGTTAGCAAGAAATCCTGGACTCGAAAATTCAAAAACTGGGCATGCAAACTGCGCCACTCCGCCAGCTTGTTCAAGAAGCCCAGAGTCCCACAAG aggGATATTTGTGCAGTGAGGCACTTGAAGATGACAAGAAGGAGACACCATTAAGCTCACCTCAGCTGTGCAAAGGTCGATTTCAG GTGAATCCAGTTCCCCAGACCTCCCCTCCAAAGGATCTGCCTTCGGGTCAAAGTAGCACTCATAGGAAAGTGGGACGTTTCTCTGTGACGCAGACCGTGACGAAAAAAGAAGACAGACAAACTGACAGCTCACCAGTGTCTCGTGATTTGGGACGCGACAGGAGGAAAACTCAGGCAAAAGAATGGGATAAAGAAGACTGCAAGATCACCCCATTGAAGGGCCACCCTTCTCGCGGTTTTGGACACAGCCACTCTCCACTTGGCAGCACTGACGATGATGATGAGAGTGAGCTGGAAGATGAAGGGCTTAGAAGAGAACTTCAGAAGCTCAGAGAAAA GCACATCAGAGAGGTTGTTTTCCTTCAAGCCCAGCAGAACAGAGAACTTCAAGAGCTCTACAGACAGCTTCGTTCTCTCAAAGACCAAAGACAAAGTTTACCTGCCTCTCTGTGCCgaactcctcctcttcctgctgcgcTGCCTGTCGTTTCTCCACGCAGGTCCCGGATGGCCAAAGCTAAGCTTCGCTCCCGGCCCCACTCTCACATGGACAACAATGGAGTTCCACACTCTG GGATTCAACAGTCGAGCAGTTTTTCGGGTGGCGAACAGGGTAGACTCCGCTCTGCAGTGCCTGATAGAAAAG ATCACAGCCCGTCAAGGAAAAGCACATTCACTGATGAACTGCACAAGCTTGTTGACAATTTTACAAAGGAGGCAGTAGGTCCTGCTCCAATCAAGCCATCtctgaatcaaatcaaacagaTCCAGCAGGTACAGGGAGGCTGGAGCCAGTCTGCAGAG GTGGGCCGACCAGGTTGGTTTCCAGCAGCCCAACTGAACCCCCAGGCACCCTTAGCCTCCTCTCCTTACACAGGTGGAGGAACCCTGACCACCCTGTCCTCTCCGGCTCCTCCACCCCAGCAATCACACATGTGTCAAGTACCGCAGATGCATCAGAGTTTACACCTCCATCAGCCTCCCCCCCTTCAGCAGATGACCTATCAGCAGTCTCCTATGTGCCAGCAAATGCCACAACCTCGGATGCAAACCTCCATACAGTCACAGGTGCAGCCCACCATCCTGCTGCCCCAACCAACACCTCAAAGCCAACCGCTGCTGCCTTCCCAAATCCAAATCCCGGTGTCCACGGCCACGTCGCTGCTGCATGGAGGTGGGCCCGCCGTACCCACTGACAGCACCGCAGTTATTGGGGGTGTATTTTGCTCCTGTTCCTCCCCCTCGTCTACCTGTTCCTCATCTTGCTCGACTGCTGCTCTACCTTCCAGTGCCAAAATTCACCCAACAAGCCCAACCTCTACTCTTCCTTTGGGGCAAAAATGA